One part of the Phragmites australis chromosome 3, lpPhrAust1.1, whole genome shotgun sequence genome encodes these proteins:
- the LOC133913303 gene encoding PHD finger protein ING2-like isoform X1: MAIARTGVYVDDYLEYSSTLSGDLQRILFTMRELDDRAHGIMSQTKGQIKYLLGVSSHGYDRSNMDDDETSTERMKKDIEASQDNALSLCTEKVLLARQAYDLIESHIKRLDEDLGQFAEDLKHEGKIPPDEPPVLPPIPVVSRDDKRRLGFSTPQASKKFREREWDRERGMDFDLMPPPGSSKKAGTSMDMDQTIDPNEPTYCICHQVSYGDMIACDNENCEGGEWFHYSCVGLTPETRFKGKWFCPTCRNLQ; this comes from the exons ATGGCGATCGCTCGCACCGGCGTGTACGTCGACGACTACCTTGAGT ACTCGAGCACTCTGTCCGGTGACCTGCAGAGGATCCTCTTCACCATGCGCGAGCTCGATGATAGGGCTCACG GCATTATGAGTCAGACCAAAGGGCAGATAAAGTATCTCCTGGGAGTGTCATCCCATGGTTATGACAGGTCAAacatggatgatgatgagacaTCCACAGAGAGGATGAAGAAGGATATTGAAGCTAGCCAGGACAATGCACTGAGTCTCTGCACCGAGAAAGTGTTGCTGGCACGCCAAGCTTATGACTTG ATAGAGAGCCATATCAAACGCCTTGATGAAGACTTGGGCCAGTTTGCAGAAGATTTAAAGCACG AAGGGAAGATACCTCCAGACGAACCACCAGTCCTTCCTCCGATTCCGGTGGTTAGCAGGGATGACAAAAGGAGGCTTGGTTTTAGTACACCTCAAGCATCAAAGAAATTCAGAGAGAGGGAATGGGATAGGGAAAGGGGTATGGACTTCGATTTAATGCCCCCTCCAGGTAGCAGCAAGAAAGCAGGTACATCTATGGACATGGATCAAACAATTGATCCAAATGAACCGACATACTGTATATGCCACCAG GTTTCATATGGTGATATGATTGCTTGTGACAATGAAAAT TGTGAAGGAGGCGAATGGTTCCATTACTCATGTGTGGGTCTGACACCAGAAACAAGATTCAAGGGGAAATGGTTTTGCCCGACATGCAGGAATCTTCAATGA
- the LOC133913303 gene encoding PHD finger protein ING2-like isoform X2: MSQTKGQIKYLLGVSSHGYDRSNMDDDETSTERMKKDIEASQDNALSLCTEKVLLARQAYDLIESHIKRLDEDLGQFAEDLKHEGKIPPDEPPVLPPIPVVSRDDKRRLGFSTPQASKKFREREWDRERGMDFDLMPPPGSSKKAGTSMDMDQTIDPNEPTYCICHQVSYGDMIACDNENCEGGEWFHYSCVGLTPETRFKGKWFCPTCRNLQ, encoded by the exons ATGAGTCAGACCAAAGGGCAGATAAAGTATCTCCTGGGAGTGTCATCCCATGGTTATGACAGGTCAAacatggatgatgatgagacaTCCACAGAGAGGATGAAGAAGGATATTGAAGCTAGCCAGGACAATGCACTGAGTCTCTGCACCGAGAAAGTGTTGCTGGCACGCCAAGCTTATGACTTG ATAGAGAGCCATATCAAACGCCTTGATGAAGACTTGGGCCAGTTTGCAGAAGATTTAAAGCACG AAGGGAAGATACCTCCAGACGAACCACCAGTCCTTCCTCCGATTCCGGTGGTTAGCAGGGATGACAAAAGGAGGCTTGGTTTTAGTACACCTCAAGCATCAAAGAAATTCAGAGAGAGGGAATGGGATAGGGAAAGGGGTATGGACTTCGATTTAATGCCCCCTCCAGGTAGCAGCAAGAAAGCAGGTACATCTATGGACATGGATCAAACAATTGATCCAAATGAACCGACATACTGTATATGCCACCAG GTTTCATATGGTGATATGATTGCTTGTGACAATGAAAAT TGTGAAGGAGGCGAATGGTTCCATTACTCATGTGTGGGTCTGACACCAGAAACAAGATTCAAGGGGAAATGGTTTTGCCCGACATGCAGGAATCTTCAATGA
- the LOC133913301 gene encoding myosin-12-like, with amino-acid sequence MGTPVNIIVGSHVWFEDPGEAWVDGVVTEIRGGDATVATTNGRTIVASLGSIYPKDTEAPPAGVDDMTKLAYLHEPGVLHNLSCRFGLNEIYTYTGNILIAVNPFQRLPHLYDLHMMEQYKGATFGELSPHLFAIADACYRALINDQGSQSILVSGESGAGKTETTKMLMRYLAFMGGRSGTEGRTVEQQVLESNPVLEAFGNAKTVKNNNSSRFGKFVEIQFDKYGKISGAAVRTYLLERSRVCQVSDPERNYHCFYMLCSAPPEDVKRFKVGDPRSFHYLNQTNCYEVANVDDAREYIETRNAMDIVGIDQEEQDAIFRVVAAILHLGNIDFSKGQEIDSSKLRDDKSVYHLKTVAELLMCDKKALEDSLCQRVIVTPDGNITKPLDPDSAALSRDALAKTVYSRLFDWIVDKINNSIGQDPDATNIIGVLDIYGFETFKINSFEQLCINLTNEKLQQHFNQHVFKMEQEEYTREEIDWSYVEFVDNQDVLDMIEKKPGGIIALLDEACMFPKSTHETFAQKMYQTYKAHKRFSKPKLARTAFTINHYAGDVTYQADHFLDKNKDYVVAEHQALLNSSRCPFVANLFPPLPEESSKQSKFSSIGTRFKQQLQSLMETLSTTEPHYIRCVKPNAVLKPGIFENLNVLNQLRCGGVLEAIRISCAGYPTKRTFDEFIDRFGMLAPELVDSSDEKAACAAICDRMGLKGYQIGKTKVFLRAGQMAELDARRAEVLANATRLIQRRIKTHLMRKEFINLRKASVQSQKFWRARLARKLFEHMRRNAASIRIQKHARTLSARKAYLQVYESVIIIQAGLRAMAARDEHRFRRETKAAIIIQTQWRQHKAYVAYKQQKKASLILQCLWRARIARKELRKLRMEARETGALKEAKDKLEKRVEELTWRLDVEKRLRIDLEEAKGQEIAKLQSALQEMHEKLEEAHAAIVKEKEAAKLAIEQAPPKIVEVPVVDSAKVEQLTSQNKELADELSTFKRKAEDLEKKLLELQKQSDELSQETQERGSKLNQLQEMIERLETSLSDVESENQVLRQQSLVASADEDKSKQIERLESKIAVLESEIQLLRSNSTLAVQAVVTPEVNQTLATEGTDSGRQLEEVKIVNEQVVVPPVKNLSKQKSLTDRQQENHDALIKSLAEDRRFDNKKSAAACIVYKSLLHWHSFEAERTNIFDRIIQTIRSSVEGAESSGELSYWLSTTSTLLYLLQNTLKASSSASKGSNRSRTMAGSLFSRMVQNARTSSTGLGITSGYSGMVGRPDTASMVEAKYPALRFKQQLTAYVEKIYGIIRDNLKKEISSFLIMCIQAPRAIRVRPSRGSLKNIHSNTLSRQASSVHWQSIVKCLDHTLETMNNNHVPPIIIRKTFSQVFAFLNVQLFNSLLLRRECCSFSNGEFLKAGLQELEQWYSRTTEEYAGTSWDELQNIRQAVGFLVLHQKSHKTLEEITNELCPVLSTTQIYRIATMFWDDKYGAQGLSQEVIGKMRTMTTDDSITTPNSSFLLDDDSSIPISLDDIARLMLDVDPSNVEPPPLLRQNSEFHFLLQQHTD; translated from the exons ATTGTGGCAAGCCTTGGCAGCATATACCCAAAGGACACGGAGGCACCGCCTGCAGGAGTGGACGACATGACCAAGCTGGCGTACCTCCACGAGCCGGGGGTCCTGCACAACCTCTCTTGCCGGTTCGGCCTTAACGAGATATAC ACTTACACCGGGAACATCTTGATTGCGGTGAACCCTTTCCAAAGGCTGCCTCATCTGTATGATCTGCACATGATGGAGCAGTACAAGGGTGCCACCTTTGGGGAGCTCAGCCCCCATCTCTTCGCGATTGCAGATGCTTGTTACAG GGCACTGATCAATGATCAGGGGAGCCAATCAATCTTAGTGAGTGGCGAGAGTGGTGCTGGTAAGACGGAGACGACAAAGATGCTCATGAGGTATCTTGCATTCATGGGAGGAAGGTCCGGTACGGAGGGGCGGACTGTTGAGCAACAGGTTCTAGAG TCTAACCCAGTACTGGAAGCATTTGGTAACGCAAAGACAGTAAAGAACAATAACTCAAG TCGCTTCGGTAAGTTTGTTGAAATCCAATTCGACAAGTATGGGAAGATATCTGGGGCTGCTGTTCGCACGTACCTCCTTGAACGATCACGAGTGTGTCAGGTCTCTGATCCTGAGAGGAACTACCATTGCTTTTACATGCTTTGTTCCGCACCCCCTGAG GATGTAAAAAGGTTCAAGGTGGGAGACCCAAGATCATTCCATTACTTGAATCAAACAAACTGTTATGAAGTAGCCAATGTGGATGATGCAAGAGAATACATAGAAACCAGAAATGCTATGGATATCGTTGGCATTGATCAAGAGGAACAG GATGCAATCTTCAGAGTAGTAGCAGCGATCCTTCACCTAGGAAACATTGACTTCTCCAAAGGGCAGGAAATTGATTCATCCAAGTTGAGAGATGATAAATCAGTCTATCACCTGAAAACAGTTGCAGAACTGCTAAT gtGTGACAAGAAGGCCCTTGAAGACTCCCTTTGCCAGCGTGTTATTGTAACACCTGATGGAAATATCACGAAACCCCTTGATCCAGATTCTGCTGCACTGAGTCGTGATGCCTTAGCAAAGACGGTATATTCACGACTGTTTGACTG GATTGTAGACAAGATCAATAACTCAATTGGTCAAGATCCAGATGCGACCAATATAATAGGCGTGCTTGATATTTATGGATTTGAGACTTTCAAGATTAACAG TTTTGAGCAACTATGTATCAATTTGACAAACGAGAAGTTGCAGCAGCACTTTAATCAG CATGTATTTAAGATGGAGCAAGAAGAATACACAAGGGAGGAGATAGACTGGAGCTATGTTGAATTTGTGGACAATCAAGATGTTCTGGACATGATCGAGAAG AAACCTGGAGGAATAATTGCTCTCCTCGACGAGGCATG CATGTTTCCAAAGTCCACACATGAAACATTTGCACAAAAGATGTATCAAACATACAAGGCACATAAGCGCTTCAGCAAGCCCAAGCTTGCTCGGACCGCCTTTACAATCAACCACTACGCAGGAGAT GTCACATATCAAGCGGATCATTTCCTTGACAAGAACAAAGACTATGTGGTAGCTGAACATCAAGCTCTACTAAATTCTTCAAGGTGCCCTTTTGTTGCAAATCTCTTTCCTCCACTACCTGAGGAAAGTTCTAAACAGTCCAAATTCTCTTCAATCGGTACTCGTTTTAAG CAACAACTGCAATCCCTCATGGAAACACTGAGTACAACAGAACCTCACTACATTAGATGTGTGAAGCCTAATGCTGTACTGAAACCAGGCATCTTTGAGAACCTCAATGTCTTGAATCAATTGAGATGTGGG GGTGTTCTGGAAGCAATCCGGATCAGCTGTGCTGGCTATCCAACAAAGAGGACATTCGATGAGTTTATTGATCGGTTTGGAATGCTTGCACCAGAGCTCGTGGATAG CTCTGATGAGAAAGCCGCCTGTGCAGCGATATGTGATAGAATGGGTTTGAAAGGATATCAG ATAGGGAAAACAAAGGTATTCCTAAGAGCTGGTCAGATGGCAGAGCTGGATGCACGAAGAGCAGAAGTATTGGCCAATGCGACACGACTAATCCAGAGGCGTATAAAGACACATCTTATGCGAAAGGAATTCATCAACTTAAGAAAAGCCTCGGTTCAGTCTCAGAAGTTCTGGAGAG CACGACTAGCTAGAAAGCTTTTTGAGCACATGAGAAGAAATGCTGCTTCAATTAGGATACAGAAGCATGCACGTACCCTTTCCGCCAGGAAAGCGTACCTGCAAGTATATGAATCAGTTATAATAATACAGGCAGGATTACGTGCAATGGCAGCTCGCGATGAACACAGATTCCGAAGAGAGACCAAGGCTGCCATAATTATCCAG ACTCAATGGCGCCAACACAAAGCTTATGTCGCTTACAAGCAGCAAAAGAAagcttcgttgattcttcagtGCTTGTGGAGGGCACGCATTGCAAGAAAGGAACTTCGGAAACTGAGAATG GAAGCAAGAGAGACCGGTGCACTCAAAGAAGCAAAAGACAAGCTCGAAAAGAGAGTAGAAGAACTCACATGGCGGTTAGATGTTGAAAAGCGTCTGAGG ATTGACCTTGAAGAAGCCAAGGGCCAAGAAATTGCAAAGCTGCAATCTGCATTGCAAGAAATGCATGAAAAACTTGAGGAAGCCCATGCAGCAATAGTTAAGGAGAAAGAAGCTGCAAAGTTAGCAATCGAACAAGCACCACCAAAGATAGTAGAAGTGCCAGTTGTGGACAGTGCAAAAGTTGAGCAGTTGACAAGCCAAAATAAAGAACTTGCG GATGAACTCAGTACATTTAAAAGGAAGGCTGAAGATCTTGAAAAGAAGCTTCTTGAGTTGCAAAAACAGTCTGATGAATTGTCACAGGAGACACAAGAACGAGGATCCAAACTTAATCAACTTCAAGAGATGATCGAAAG GCTTGAAACAAGTTTATCCGATGTGGAATCTGAAAACCAAGTTCTAAGACAACAATCACTGGTAGCATCAGCAGATGAGGATAAATCAAAACAGATAGAGAG ACTGGAAAGCAAGATTGCCGTCTTGGAGTCAGAGATCCAGTTGCTCCGCAGTAATTCTACGCTAGCTGTTCAAGCCGTAGTCACTCCTGAAGTGAATCAGACATTAGCGACGGAG GGAACTGACAGTGGACGTCAGCTTGAAGAAGTTAAAATAGTCAAT GAGCAGGTGGTTGTTCCTCCTGTAAAGAATCTAAGCAAACAAAAGTCGCTGACGGATCGACAGCAA GAAAATCATGATGCCCTGATCAAAAGTCTGGCTGAAGACAGGAGATTTGACAACAAAAAATCAGCTGCAGCATGCATTGTCTACAAATCACTCCTACACTGGCATTCATTTGAAGCAGAgaggactaacatatttgacCGAATCATCCAAACAATTAGGTCATCAGTTGAG GGTGCTGAAAGTTCTGGAGAGCTATCTTATTGGTTGTCGACGACATCAACTCTCCTCTACCTATTACAAAACACCCTTAAAGCTAGCAGTTCAGCAAGTAAAGGATCAAACCGCAGCCGGACCATGGCAGGCAGTCTTTTCAGTAGAATGGTGCAG AATGCCCGAACATCATCAACAGGATTAGGCATAACTAGTGGATACAGTGGAATGGTAGGAAGGCCTGACACTGCATCAATGGTAGAGGCAAAATATCCAGCACTTCGTTTCAAGCAACAGTTAACAGCATACGTTGAGAAGATATATGGGATAATCAGAGATAACCTGAAGAAGGAAATAAGTTCattcttgattatgtgcatACAG gCTCCAAGAGCAATTCGTGTGAGACCATCTCGGGGATCACTAAAAAATATACACTCTAACACActatcaaggcaagcatcaagtGTGCATTGGCAAAGCATTGTTAAGTGCCTGGATCATACACTGGAAACAATGAACAATAACCAT gtACCTCCGATAATAATCAGGAAAACATTTAGTCAAGTATTTGCATTTTTGAATGTGCAACTCTTCAACAG TTTGCTACTACGTCGGGAATGCTGCTCCTTCAGCAATGGGGAATTCTTAAAGGCTGGCTTGCAAGAACTGGAGCAGTGGTACTCTAGAACAACTGAAGAG TACGCAGGGACATCTTGGGATGAACTGCAAAACATTAGGCAGGCAGTTGGGTTCCTG GTTTTGCATCAGAAGTCACACAAAACCCTGGAGGAAATCACGAATGAGCTTTGCCCT GTTTTGAGCACAACTCAAATATATCGCATAGCAACAATGTTCTGGGACGACAAATATGGTGCACAAGGTCTATCTCAAGAG GTCATTGGAAAGATGAGAACAATGACAACAGATGACTCGATAACTACTCCAAATAGTTCTTTCTTGCTAGATGACGACTCAAG CATACCTATATCATTGGATGATATAGCACGACTGATGCTCGACGTCGACCCGTCCAACGTGGAGCCGCCGCCACTACTAAGGCAGAACTCTGAGTTTCACTTTCTTCTGCAACAGCACACAGACTGA